In a single window of the Natronosalvus caseinilyticus genome:
- a CDS encoding HVO_2922 family protein — translation MDEDLLTVTDERSLTAAAETLRAIADQLERGNQLRLEGTDRRVAVPLPDSVAFEVGLELEGVDEGENESVSEREGEREDEHGGEAVNEAASESENESEDEGKQPEVELEIELEWPVAGADAVEVVSTAESSEEVEPAGETDRVDPDRPHEVVAIAPPPESLAKFRLFEDRAGEWRWHLRHQNGNIIADSGEGYTTKQSARNGIRSVVRNAPGASVLEGRPE, via the coding sequence ATGGACGAGGACCTCCTGACCGTGACCGACGAGAGATCGCTGACCGCCGCCGCGGAGACGCTGCGAGCGATCGCCGACCAGCTCGAGCGCGGTAACCAACTGCGACTCGAAGGAACCGATAGACGGGTAGCCGTTCCGCTTCCCGACTCGGTCGCGTTCGAGGTGGGGCTGGAACTCGAGGGTGTGGACGAGGGCGAGAATGAGAGTGTGAGTGAGCGTGAGGGCGAGCGTGAAGACGAACACGGAGGCGAGGCTGTGAACGAGGCTGCGAGCGAAAGCGAGAACGAGAGCGAAGACGAGGGGAAACAGCCCGAGGTCGAACTCGAGATCGAACTCGAGTGGCCGGTGGCCGGCGCGGACGCCGTCGAAGTAGTATCGACGGCCGAGTCGAGCGAAGAGGTGGAACCGGCAGGCGAGACGGATCGGGTCGATCCCGACCGCCCCCACGAAGTGGTCGCCATCGCTCCACCACCCGAATCGCTCGCCAAGTTCCGACTGTTCGAGGATCGGGCGGGCGAGTGGCGCTGGCACCTCCGTCACCAGAACGGGAACATCATCGCAGATAGCGGCGAGGGGTACACGACGAAGCAGAGCGCCCGCAACGGCATTCGAAGCGTCGTACGGAACGCGCCGGGCGCGAGCGTGCTCGAGGGACGCCCCGAGTAA
- a CDS encoding DUF2270 domain-containing protein: MRGSDRTDRANSPLEREDQEIAAEAADDGDSLLALLPHYYRGEVSQANNAQDRIDQTTNWAITVIAALLSLVFSSREMPAYLLLIGLVVLCVFLSYEVRRYRFYDMYRARVRFVQENVFANALQPVGVEHPQWREELGTDLREPTFKVSLLEALSRRIRRIYGLLFVIVGLAWVAKVTLFTPEAQWTEAAELPGASGFVVAGVLGAFYLAVAVLALWPGRRRAKGEIHGENTGDWK, translated from the coding sequence ATGAGAGGCAGTGATCGCACTGATCGCGCGAACTCCCCGCTCGAGCGCGAAGACCAGGAAATCGCCGCCGAGGCTGCCGACGACGGAGACTCACTCCTCGCGCTCTTACCCCACTACTACCGGGGCGAGGTCAGCCAGGCCAACAACGCACAGGACCGGATCGATCAGACGACCAACTGGGCGATTACGGTCATCGCGGCGCTGCTGTCGCTGGTGTTCTCGAGCCGCGAGATGCCGGCCTACCTGCTGTTGATCGGCCTCGTCGTCCTCTGCGTTTTCCTCTCCTACGAGGTTCGACGCTACCGCTTCTACGACATGTACCGGGCTCGAGTCCGGTTCGTCCAGGAGAACGTCTTCGCGAACGCCTTACAGCCGGTCGGCGTCGAGCACCCGCAGTGGCGCGAGGAACTGGGAACCGATCTGCGCGAGCCGACGTTCAAAGTCTCGCTCCTCGAGGCGCTCTCCCGTCGAATACGTCGCATCTACGGGCTGTTGTTCGTCATCGTCGGACTCGCGTGGGTCGCGAAGGTGACGCTCTTTACGCCGGAGGCGCAGTGGACCGAAGCAGCCGAGTTGCCGGGTGCCAGCGGGTTCGTCGTCGCCGGTGTCCTCGGAGCGTTTTACCTCGCGGTCGCGGTGCTCGCACTGTGGCCGGGACGACGGCGGGCGAAGGGCGAAATCCACGGCGAGAATACAGGGGATTGGAAGTAG
- a CDS encoding DMT family transporter: MTDTRDIGLFLGLALVWGTSFAAIEIGLATVPPILFAAFRFDVAALLFVAAVALTGASWRPSVRADWLLIAVGGGLLVGAHFALLFLGQSMVSSSVAAVVLSLTPIVTPPLALALLPRERIRPQAVVGLVLGLVGVSTIALEGGSFGGQALGVGLLFASAVVFALGSVLTERTRGTLPIVSQQAWAMGLGAIVLHTLSGLHPAETLIGLEVTTDAVLALAYLAVVATGGGFFVYFVLLERIGATELSLVNYAVPVVAAVVGWAALGESLTAGTVAGFALIIVGFALCKLGALWQTAAPAIGYGPYRPSDPDGVVVGGNVYLVDEDRNYESTRATRGDAVAAD; the protein is encoded by the coding sequence ATGACTGATACGAGAGACATCGGGCTCTTTCTCGGGCTCGCGCTCGTCTGGGGCACCTCGTTCGCGGCGATCGAGATCGGCCTGGCGACCGTGCCCCCGATCCTCTTCGCCGCGTTTCGATTCGACGTCGCGGCACTCCTCTTCGTCGCCGCCGTCGCCCTCACCGGCGCGTCCTGGCGACCGAGCGTTCGAGCCGACTGGCTCCTGATCGCCGTCGGCGGCGGCCTCCTCGTCGGCGCTCACTTCGCGCTGCTCTTTCTCGGCCAGTCGATGGTCTCGAGCAGCGTCGCGGCGGTCGTCCTCAGCCTGACGCCCATCGTGACACCACCGCTGGCGCTCGCCTTGCTCCCCCGTGAGCGGATTCGCCCGCAGGCCGTCGTCGGGTTGGTGCTGGGACTGGTCGGCGTCAGCACGATCGCGCTCGAGGGCGGTTCGTTCGGCGGCCAGGCTCTCGGCGTCGGCCTGCTGTTCGCCTCGGCGGTCGTCTTCGCCCTGGGTTCGGTGCTCACCGAACGCACCCGGGGAACGCTGCCGATCGTCTCCCAGCAGGCCTGGGCGATGGGTCTCGGAGCAATCGTCCTGCACACCCTCAGCGGCCTCCACCCCGCCGAGACCCTGATCGGCCTCGAGGTCACGACCGACGCGGTGCTCGCCCTGGCGTACCTCGCCGTCGTCGCCACCGGTGGCGGCTTCTTCGTCTACTTCGTCCTCCTCGAGCGCATCGGGGCGACGGAACTCAGCCTCGTCAACTACGCCGTGCCGGTCGTCGCAGCGGTCGTCGGCTGGGCGGCGCTGGGCGAGTCGCTCACCGCCGGCACGGTCGCAGGCTTCGCGCTGATCATCGTCGGCTTCGCGCTGTGTAAACTCGGTGCCCTCTGGCAGACGGCCGCGCCCGCGATCGGCTACGGCCCCTACCGCCCCAGCGACCCCGACGGGGTCGTCGTCGGCGGAAACGTCTACCTCGTGGACGAGGATCGGAACTACGAATCGACGCGGGCGACTCGAGGCGACGCCGTCGCCGCCGACTAG
- a CDS encoding alkaline phosphatase family protein codes for MTGRHNRTNGASATGRTTDDSGLDVLLIGIDAGCQPVFERLYEEGRIPNLERLCTGPGNVSAPLESQIPPWTPSAWPSIFTGVNPGKHGVVGFVGYDGYDWHVSSNDDVHERSLWSLLDHHGRSSVVVNVPVTHPPDEFDGAIIPGFIGPENPKCHPEGTLEEVREAIGEYRVYPAYTRGDESISDREKMAEYQRLIRMRGEAFRYLVGKHEPDFGFVQFQKTDTVFHEFAGDPDKVETVYEATDDQIGQILEECDPDTVFVVSDHGMGPYEGYEFRINEFLEEAGYLEATTSGKGMPSWQPMRHQLREGKDCDSWEPTMTERAAAVAARFGITARRARLALERIGLADHVIKYAPQNVARTANRQVDFAASQAYVRARTELGVRINLEGREPNGVVSPSEYDALRESLMADLRAVETPDGEPVFETVAPREEYFHGPYEEHAVDVVTIPTDFEHALSEELCGKQFGPVEPWNHKLDGVFAASGAGIDETAALGHPTIYDVAPTVLAALGVPQSDRMDGTVLSIVDSSGTEAYPTASESTPARRDGADETVTARLADLGYMN; via the coding sequence ATGACAGGACGACACAATCGAACGAATGGGGCATCGGCGACGGGGCGAACGACCGACGACTCGGGTCTCGACGTACTGCTAATCGGTATCGACGCTGGCTGCCAACCGGTCTTCGAACGACTCTACGAGGAAGGGCGTATTCCGAACCTCGAGCGACTCTGTACCGGGCCCGGGAACGTCTCGGCCCCGCTCGAGTCACAGATTCCGCCGTGGACGCCGAGCGCGTGGCCGTCGATCTTCACCGGCGTCAATCCCGGCAAACACGGCGTCGTCGGCTTCGTCGGCTACGACGGCTACGACTGGCACGTCTCCAGCAACGACGACGTCCACGAACGTTCCCTCTGGTCGCTCCTGGACCACCACGGTCGCTCGAGCGTCGTCGTCAACGTTCCGGTGACCCACCCGCCGGACGAATTCGACGGTGCGATCATCCCCGGGTTCATCGGTCCGGAGAATCCGAAGTGCCACCCTGAAGGGACGCTCGAAGAGGTTCGAGAGGCCATCGGCGAGTACCGCGTCTATCCAGCCTACACCCGGGGCGACGAATCGATCTCCGACCGCGAGAAGATGGCCGAGTACCAGCGCCTCATTCGCATGCGTGGGGAGGCGTTCCGATATCTCGTCGGCAAGCACGAGCCGGACTTCGGGTTCGTCCAGTTCCAGAAGACCGACACCGTCTTTCACGAGTTCGCGGGCGACCCCGACAAGGTCGAGACGGTGTACGAGGCGACGGACGACCAGATCGGGCAGATCCTCGAGGAGTGTGATCCAGACACCGTCTTCGTCGTGAGCGATCACGGGATGGGCCCGTACGAGGGCTACGAGTTCCGAATCAACGAATTCCTCGAGGAAGCAGGATACCTCGAGGCGACGACCAGCGGGAAGGGGATGCCCTCCTGGCAGCCCATGCGTCACCAGCTTCGAGAGGGGAAAGACTGCGATAGCTGGGAGCCGACGATGACCGAACGAGCGGCCGCCGTCGCTGCCAGGTTCGGCATCACCGCCAGGCGGGCTCGACTCGCCCTCGAACGAATCGGTCTCGCCGATCACGTCATCAAGTACGCTCCGCAGAACGTCGCCCGGACGGCCAACAGGCAAGTCGACTTCGCCGCCTCGCAGGCGTACGTCCGCGCTCGAACGGAACTCGGCGTTCGTATCAACCTCGAGGGGCGAGAGCCCAACGGCGTCGTCTCACCGTCTGAGTACGACGCCCTCCGCGAATCCTTGATGGCGGATCTCCGGGCCGTCGAGACGCCCGACGGAGAGCCGGTCTTCGAGACGGTCGCCCCCCGAGAGGAGTACTTCCACGGACCCTACGAGGAACACGCCGTCGACGTCGTGACGATTCCAACCGACTTCGAACACGCGCTCTCGGAGGAGTTGTGCGGGAAGCAGTTCGGCCCCGTGGAACCGTGGAATCACAAACTCGACGGCGTCTTCGCCGCGAGCGGAGCAGGGATCGACGAGACCGCAGCGCTCGGACACCCCACCATCTACGACGTGGCACCGACCGTGTTAGCCGCGCTGGGCGTGCCCCAGAGCGACCGGATGGATGGAACGGTACTTTCAATCGTCGACTCCTCCGGGACCGAGGCGTATCCAACCGCCAGCGAGTCGACACCGGCGCGCCGAGACGGTGCAGACGAGACGGTAACCGCTCGTCTCGCCGATCTCGGGTATATGAACTAA
- a CDS encoding DUF7513 family protein yields the protein MSVLEKFLSGWHFRTTRPTLTPGTEVDVFLSEFDADDTGVARIGDTVLYVEGASPGHVEKRVRVRVIDFDDSSSTGRGEYVETVGESSYTQ from the coding sequence ATGAGCGTCCTCGAGAAGTTCCTCAGCGGGTGGCACTTCCGGACGACCAGGCCGACGCTCACCCCGGGAACCGAGGTGGACGTCTTCCTCTCGGAGTTCGACGCGGACGACACCGGCGTCGCCCGCATCGGTGACACCGTGCTGTACGTCGAGGGGGCCAGCCCCGGACACGTAGAAAAGCGCGTCCGCGTCCGTGTCATCGACTTCGACGACTCGAGTTCGACCGGTCGCGGCGAGTACGTCGAGACGGTCGGCGAGAGTTCCTACACGCAGTAA
- a CDS encoding pyridoxal-phosphate-dependent aminotransferase family protein: MTEKREYRDDYPDKTLYIPGPTEVREDVIEAMCEPMFGHRMDRMTDLYTTIVEDTKDFLGTDNDVIVLTGSGTGFMESSILNLVDENVLVTTCGSFSERQANIAERLGKTVDTLEYEWGRAVKPEDVRERLEESDADYDVVTCVMNESSTGVRNPLEEIGDVVAEYPDTSFVVDAVSALGGDYVDIDAHGIDVVFTSVQKAFAMPPGLAVCVVSEDAYERELESESASWYGGFQRTIDYYDRKGQTHSTPAIPVMLAYRKQMKYMLEEGHDARDQRHRKMAEYTQEWAREHFDMFPEEGYESQTVSCIENTRDVDVAGTIEAVSEEYDMVFSNGYGSALGEQTFRIGHMGEHDLESIEALTDAIEDVAGL; the protein is encoded by the coding sequence GTGACCGAGAAACGCGAATACAGAGACGACTACCCCGACAAGACGCTGTACATCCCGGGCCCGACCGAAGTGCGCGAGGACGTCATCGAGGCGATGTGTGAGCCGATGTTCGGCCACCGGATGGACCGCATGACCGACCTCTACACGACCATCGTCGAGGACACGAAGGACTTCCTCGGCACCGACAACGACGTGATCGTCCTCACGGGGTCGGGAACCGGGTTCATGGAGAGTTCGATTCTGAACCTCGTCGACGAGAACGTCCTCGTCACGACCTGCGGCAGTTTCAGCGAGCGACAGGCCAACATCGCCGAGCGCCTGGGCAAGACCGTCGACACCCTCGAGTACGAGTGGGGTCGGGCGGTGAAACCCGAAGACGTACGCGAGCGTCTCGAGGAGAGCGACGCCGACTACGACGTCGTCACCTGCGTGATGAACGAGAGTTCGACCGGCGTCCGCAATCCCCTCGAGGAGATCGGCGACGTGGTCGCCGAGTACCCGGACACCTCCTTCGTCGTCGACGCCGTCTCCGCGCTAGGTGGCGATTACGTCGACATCGACGCCCACGGCATCGACGTCGTCTTCACCTCGGTCCAGAAGGCCTTCGCCATGCCGCCCGGACTCGCCGTCTGCGTCGTCAGCGAGGACGCCTACGAACGCGAACTCGAGAGCGAATCCGCGTCGTGGTACGGCGGCTTCCAGCGCACTATCGACTACTACGACCGGAAGGGCCAGACCCACTCGACGCCCGCCATTCCGGTCATGCTCGCGTACCGAAAACAGATGAAATACATGCTCGAGGAGGGCCACGACGCCCGCGACCAGCGCCATCGGAAGATGGCCGAGTACACCCAGGAGTGGGCCCGCGAGCACTTCGACATGTTTCCCGAAGAGGGCTACGAGTCCCAGACGGTGAGCTGCATCGAGAACACCCGGGACGTCGACGTCGCCGGGACCATCGAGGCCGTCTCCGAGGAGTACGACATGGTCTTCTCGAACGGCTACGGCTCGGCACTGGGCGAGCAGACGTTCCGCATCGGCCACATGGGCGAACACGACCTCGAGTCGATCGAGGCGTTGACCGACGCGATCGAGGACGTCGCCGGGTTGTGA
- a CDS encoding Na+/H+ antiporter NhaC family protein, with the protein MSRRDDPPDDEDIASEQFVDPTDEEPAITFYGGRGMSALPIAFFVLWAIVQTALLRISSEEGLVLGILLGLIIGMFFVKGSWKGYANTIFEGMTQPVAVTAIVAWVWAGMFAETMQTGGFVEGLVWLADLTGVGAALFPAITFVLAALLATGIGTGYGTTIAFVALFFPAGVLLGANPVLLFGAILSGAIFGDNLAPVSDTTIVSAVTQDADIGGVVASRFKYAIIAAVLAFIGYIVASSVLPGAEITNGAEARQLFVAESTPVGLVHLLSMGVVIATAVAGRHIVEAISWGIVVAVASNLLFGLTAPSAIVNFEAPADAPAIDLLEWLPIVEIVAQGDDPAVTGSLVEGAAGFFTLSILVLFIIGAAQIMIRGGAFQAILDWSLDTLATNVRNAELTMVGSAALINATITINTAAEVAIGPYISKVGERFNINGYRRANILDAQTAALGYIFPWSGGVLVGFSEMQDLPDTYDWFGESLIVNPIDVVPFVFHGWLLVAVFVLAAITGFGREYVIDRESEEVARV; encoded by the coding sequence ATGTCACGCAGGGACGACCCACCAGACGACGAGGATATAGCCAGCGAACAGTTCGTCGATCCGACCGACGAGGAACCGGCAATCACGTTCTACGGCGGTCGCGGAATGAGCGCGCTGCCGATCGCGTTCTTCGTCCTCTGGGCGATCGTCCAGACCGCGCTGTTACGCATCTCGAGCGAGGAGGGGCTTGTGCTCGGGATCCTCCTGGGGCTCATTATCGGGATGTTCTTCGTGAAGGGCTCCTGGAAGGGCTATGCGAACACCATCTTCGAGGGGATGACCCAGCCGGTCGCGGTGACGGCGATCGTCGCCTGGGTCTGGGCGGGGATGTTCGCGGAGACGATGCAAACTGGCGGGTTCGTCGAGGGGCTGGTCTGGCTGGCCGACCTCACGGGGGTCGGCGCGGCGCTGTTCCCCGCGATCACGTTCGTGCTGGCGGCGCTCCTCGCGACCGGCATCGGGACGGGCTACGGGACGACGATTGCGTTCGTCGCCCTGTTTTTCCCAGCGGGCGTGCTCCTGGGAGCGAACCCGGTGTTGCTGTTCGGGGCGATCCTGTCGGGCGCGATCTTCGGCGACAACCTCGCGCCGGTCAGCGACACGACGATCGTCAGCGCCGTCACGCAGGACGCCGACATTGGCGGCGTCGTTGCGTCCCGGTTCAAGTACGCGATCATCGCCGCGGTGCTCGCGTTCATCGGGTACATCGTCGCCAGTTCCGTGCTCCCCGGCGCCGAGATCACCAACGGGGCCGAGGCCCGACAGCTCTTCGTCGCAGAGAGCACCCCGGTCGGGCTCGTTCACCTGCTCTCGATGGGCGTCGTCATCGCGACGGCGGTCGCCGGGCGACACATCGTCGAGGCGATCTCCTGGGGGATCGTCGTCGCCGTGGCGTCGAACCTCCTGTTCGGCCTCACGGCACCGAGCGCCATCGTCAACTTCGAGGCGCCCGCTGACGCGCCCGCGATCGACCTGCTCGAGTGGCTGCCGATCGTCGAAATCGTCGCCCAGGGCGACGATCCGGCCGTGACCGGCAGCCTCGTCGAGGGCGCCGCCGGCTTCTTCACGCTGTCGATCCTCGTCCTGTTCATCATCGGCGCTGCCCAGATCATGATCCGCGGCGGCGCGTTCCAGGCGATACTCGACTGGTCACTCGACACCCTCGCGACGAACGTCAGAAACGCCGAACTGACGATGGTCGGATCCGCCGCGCTGATCAACGCGACGATCACGATCAACACCGCCGCCGAGGTCGCGATCGGTCCCTACATCTCGAAGGTCGGCGAACGCTTCAACATCAACGGCTACCGACGCGCGAACATCTTAGACGCCCAGACGGCCGCGCTCGGCTACATCTTCCCGTGGTCGGGCGGGGTCCTGGTGGGCTTCTCCGAGATGCAGGACCTGCCGGACACGTACGACTGGTTCGGCGAGTCGCTGATCGTCAACCCGATCGACGTCGTCCCGTTCGTCTTCCACGGCTGGCTGCTGGTGGCGGTGTTCGTCCTCGCGGCGATCACCGGCTTCGGCCGCGAGTACGTTATCGACCGCGAATCGGAGGAGGTGGCCCGCGTATGA
- the eif1A gene encoding translation initiation factor eIF-1A, protein MSDDEGGRKNLRMPDDDEVFATVTNMLGANRVKVRCADGEERTARIPGKMQKRIWIREDDVVLVSPWDWQDEKADITWRYEKADADQLRREGHIQ, encoded by the coding sequence ATGAGCGACGACGAGGGTGGGCGCAAGAACCTCCGAATGCCCGACGACGACGAGGTCTTTGCGACCGTCACGAACATGCTCGGGGCGAACCGCGTGAAAGTGCGGTGTGCCGACGGCGAGGAGCGCACGGCCCGCATTCCGGGGAAGATGCAAAAGCGGATCTGGATCCGCGAGGACGACGTCGTCCTCGTTTCCCCCTGGGACTGGCAGGACGAGAAGGCCGACATCACCTGGCGCTACGAGAAGGCCGACGCCGATCAGCTCAGGCGGGAAGGCCACATCCAGTAA
- a CDS encoding helix-turn-helix domain-containing protein, translating into MGFVAHVSLSHPDLVLAPTIRANPDVTIRYEYGVVADGGERCFVSVFGDDLERIEAAMAGDHTISNPTRVATFEGRAIYQLAIDTNLEIVPYRCAARGVFVFETISNEKGWTVRIHVPDREALSAFREYCRSWSITFRVNRLSQSTAEDDDDTYFLTEQQHEILSKAYYSGYFEIPRRASQNDLANQLGISTSAVSQRIRRAVAELIESTLENSRTPDR; encoded by the coding sequence ATGGGCTTCGTAGCACACGTTTCACTGTCGCATCCTGATCTCGTTCTCGCACCCACGATTCGGGCAAATCCGGATGTAACGATACGATACGAGTACGGCGTCGTGGCCGACGGAGGTGAGCGGTGCTTCGTCTCAGTGTTTGGCGACGACCTCGAGCGGATCGAGGCGGCAATGGCCGGCGACCACACCATTTCGAATCCAACCCGGGTGGCCACGTTCGAAGGACGTGCGATTTACCAGCTAGCCATCGATACGAACCTCGAAATCGTCCCGTATCGATGTGCCGCCAGAGGTGTTTTCGTGTTCGAGACGATCAGCAACGAGAAGGGGTGGACGGTCCGTATACACGTTCCGGACCGAGAGGCATTATCGGCGTTTCGCGAGTACTGTCGATCCTGGTCGATCACGTTCCGGGTCAATCGATTGTCCCAGTCGACGGCCGAGGACGACGACGATACCTATTTTCTCACGGAGCAGCAACACGAGATTCTCTCGAAAGCGTACTACTCGGGATACTTTGAAATTCCACGCCGTGCCTCCCAGAACGACCTGGCAAACCAGCTCGGAATTTCGACGTCAGCGGTCTCTCAACGGATCCGTCGTGCCGTTGCCGAACTCATCGAGTCGACCCTCGAGAACAGCCGAACGCCCGACCGATAA
- the truA gene encoding tRNA pseudouridine(38-40) synthase TruA, producing MRAYRIAYDGTGYYGFQRQPDVPTVEDAIFDALRDLEVLGDDPKPAGYAAAGRTDAGVSALAQTIAFEAPDWLTPRALNSALPADVRAWASADAPTDFHATHHATRRAYTYHLYAPRADSNVAAEETVDDERFHAAIEALSGTHDFHNLTPDQEGTRRSPTLEAQRDGPFLEVTVSAPGFARELVRRLVSLARAVGTGEEPLEKIDRALEPEPLPGHEGIAPAAPEPLVLSRVEYSNPNTALEFAVDTEAARRSREILETRRIDRLVGARVARQMRDGLESGTSGVSSVSGSSGDSSESGSSTQ from the coding sequence ATGCGCGCCTACCGGATCGCCTACGACGGGACCGGCTACTACGGCTTCCAGCGCCAGCCAGACGTCCCGACCGTCGAGGACGCCATCTTCGACGCCCTCCGGGATCTCGAGGTGCTCGGCGACGACCCCAAACCCGCGGGGTACGCGGCGGCCGGGCGGACGGACGCCGGGGTCTCGGCGCTCGCCCAGACGATCGCGTTCGAGGCCCCCGACTGGCTCACCCCACGGGCGCTGAACTCGGCGCTTCCGGCCGACGTGCGGGCCTGGGCCAGCGCGGACGCGCCGACGGACTTCCACGCGACCCACCACGCCACGCGCCGGGCGTACACCTACCACCTGTACGCGCCTCGAGCCGACTCGAACGTGGCAGCCGAAGAGACCGTCGACGACGAGCGCTTCCACGCCGCCATCGAAGCCCTCTCCGGCACCCACGACTTCCACAACCTCACGCCCGACCAGGAGGGGACTCGCCGGTCGCCGACGCTCGAGGCACAGCGAGACGGGCCGTTCCTCGAGGTTACCGTCAGCGCACCTGGGTTCGCGCGCGAACTCGTCCGCAGACTCGTCTCCCTCGCTCGCGCCGTCGGGACCGGTGAGGAACCCCTCGAGAAAATCGACCGCGCACTCGAGCCCGAACCGCTTCCCGGACACGAGGGCATCGCTCCCGCGGCGCCGGAGCCGCTGGTCCTTTCGCGGGTCGAGTATTCGAACCCGAATACGGCCCTCGAGTTCGCCGTCGACACGGAGGCCGCTCGACGGAGCCGTGAGATCCTCGAGACCCGGCGGATCGACCGGTTGGTGGGGGCTCGCGTGGCGAGACAGATGCGGGACGGGCTCGAGTCGGGTACGTCAGGTGTGTCGAGTGTGTCGGGTTCGTCGGGCGACTCGAGCGAATCCGGATCCTCGACGCAGTGA
- a CDS encoding sulfatase: protein MVTGDANERDVQTHQNPRNVVLVVLDTARKTSVSRETMPTLTHLAEQGTTFERAFATAPWTLPSHASLFTGTYTSEHGAHGGYTYLDSSLRTLPEAFRDAGYETVGVSNNTWITDEFGFDRGFDDLRRGWQYIQSEVDMGTVVRGEDLREKLEATRDRLFEGNPLINAANVLYSEVLQPSGDDGADRSTTWVADWIRSREDDRPFFLFCNYIEPHITYDPPREFAERFLPDGWDYETATDIRQDPRAYDCEDYDLSESAFAALHGLYRAELAYVDSQLERLRDALQSAGVWEETLLVVCGDHGENVGDHGFFGHQYNLYDTLIHVPLVVHGGAFTDGGRRTDFVQLLDLPETVLEATGVSDPEMETQSRGRSFHPDAITETRDAVFAEYVAPQPSIERLEARFGSLPEQVYTYDRRLRAIRTDQYKYVRGDDGFERLHAISSDPTETVDLSDRQPDRVETLRERLEAHFEGVETVERPTEGATPEMTDSTKDRLADLGYL, encoded by the coding sequence ATGGTAACGGGCGACGCTAACGAGCGTGATGTACAGACCCATCAAAACCCGCGGAACGTCGTTCTCGTCGTTCTCGACACGGCGCGAAAAACGAGCGTCTCGCGGGAGACGATGCCGACGCTCACCCACCTGGCGGAGCAGGGAACGACGTTCGAACGCGCGTTCGCGACGGCCCCCTGGACGCTGCCATCGCACGCGTCCCTGTTTACCGGCACCTACACCAGCGAACACGGCGCCCACGGCGGGTACACCTACCTCGACTCGAGCCTCCGGACGCTCCCGGAGGCCTTTCGAGACGCCGGCTACGAGACCGTCGGGGTCTCGAACAACACCTGGATCACCGACGAATTTGGCTTCGATCGGGGGTTCGACGACCTCCGTCGCGGCTGGCAGTACATCCAGTCCGAGGTCGACATGGGGACGGTCGTTCGCGGCGAGGACCTCCGCGAGAAACTCGAGGCGACGCGCGACCGCCTCTTCGAGGGGAACCCGCTGATCAACGCCGCGAACGTCCTCTACAGTGAAGTCCTCCAGCCGAGCGGCGACGACGGCGCCGACCGGTCGACGACGTGGGTCGCCGACTGGATCCGGTCGCGGGAGGACGACCGGCCGTTCTTCCTGTTCTGTAACTACATCGAACCCCACATCACGTACGACCCCCCTCGAGAATTCGCCGAGCGATTCCTGCCCGACGGATGGGACTACGAGACGGCGACGGACATCCGCCAGGACCCCCGGGCCTACGACTGCGAGGACTACGACCTCTCTGAGTCGGCGTTCGCCGCCCTCCACGGCCTCTACCGTGCCGAACTCGCCTACGTCGACAGCCAGCTCGAGCGCCTCCGGGACGCGCTCCAGTCGGCCGGTGTCTGGGAGGAGACGCTGCTGGTCGTCTGTGGCGACCACGGCGAGAACGTCGGCGACCACGGCTTCTTCGGTCATCAGTACAACCTCTACGACACCCTGATCCACGTCCCACTGGTCGTTCACGGTGGGGCGTTTACCGACGGCGGGCGACGGACGGATTTCGTCCAGTTGCTCGACCTGCCCGAGACGGTGCTCGAGGCGACTGGCGTGTCAGATCCCGAGATGGAAACCCAGAGTCGGGGGCGGTCGTTCCATCCCGACGCGATCACCGAGACGAGGGACGCAGTATTCGCCGAGTACGTCGCCCCTCAGCCGTCGATCGAACGCCTCGAGGCCCGATTTGGATCGCTCCCGGAGCAGGTCTACACCTACGACCGCCGGCTACGAGCGATCCGCACGGACCAGTACAAGTACGTCCGTGGCGACGACGGATTCGAGCGCCTGCACGCCATCTCGAGCGACCCGACCGAGACGGTCGATCTGTCCGACCGGCAACCTGATCGCGTCGAGACGCTGCGTGAGCGACTCGAGGCACACTTCGAGGGCGTCGAAACCGTCGAACGCCCTACCGAGGGAGCCACACCGGAGATGACCGACTCGACGAAGGATCGGCTGGCCGACCTCGGGTACCTCTAG